The following nucleotide sequence is from Actinomycetota bacterium.
ATGTTCTGGCTTTTTGGCCTGTACAGAATAATATGGAAATACGCTTCCGTAAAAGATATGCTTGCCATTATTGAAGCTGTAGTATCAAGCTCAATACTGATGGTGGTTGTTTTCTATATACTGGGTTATCCTATAAAGTTTTTCGGGCAGCAGCTTAATTTTTCACTTCCTTATTTCCCGAGAAGTATTTTTATCATAGATTTTATCCTGACCATAGTCCTTATATCGCTTTCAAGATTCTCCGGCAGGTTTTTCAATGAGTTAAAATACGGAAGTCCGAAAACAAGAAAAAAAAGAGCTCTGATAGTAGGCGCCGGAGATGCCGGGGAAATGATTGTGAGGGAAATGATAAGGCAGTCAAACAGCGAGTATCTGCCGATAGGTTTTCTTGACGATGACCCTAATAAAATAGGAAAGCAGGCACATGGAATAAAAGTCCTTGGCCCGATTTCAAAACTTGAATCTTCAATTTCAAAATATTTAATAGACGAGGTTCTGATAGCAATGCCTTCTGCTTCAGGAGAGCTGAGGAAAAATATAGCTCTAAGGGTAAAAGAACTGAAAATAAAATGCAAAACGCTCCCAAGTCTTTATGAGGTCATAGATGACAGGGTATATCTGTATCAGGTCAGAGATATAGAAATCGAAGACATCCTTGGCAGAGAACCTATCAGGATGAAAATACCCGAGATAGTTTCGGAGATAAAGGATAGCGTAATAATCATTACAGGTGCCGGCGGTTCCATAGGTTCTGAAATATGCAGGCAGGTTGTAAAATTCAATCCTTCAAGAATGATTCTTGTTGACCATGCGGAAAACAACCTTTTTTTAATAGAAAAAGAGTTGCAGGAAAAATATGACTACACCAATTCAATTCCGATAGTGGCGAGCATAAAAGACAGGGAAGTCATGAGATCGGTCTTTAAAAGATACAAGCCCGTAATACTTTTCCACGCAGCAGCTTACAAACATGTTCCCTTAATGCAGCTGAATCCTGAATCGGCAATACAGAATAATTTTATAGGAACCAAGATACTTGCAAAACTGGCTATCGAATATCATGTCAAAAGGTTTGTTATGCTTTCTACTGATAAAGCAGTAAAGCCAAGCAATGTAATGGGCATTTCCAAACTTCTGGCTGAAAAATATCTACAGTCTCTTTCAAAGTCAGGGGATACTATATTTGTAATAGTAAGATTTGGAAATGTTCTCGGCAGCCAGGGAAGCGTTGTTCCCATATTCAAACAACAGATACTTTCCGGAGGGCCTGTAAGAGTAACTCATCCGGAAATGAAAAGATACTTTATGACAATACCTGAAGCGGCACAGCTTGTAATACAGGCATGTATAATAGGAAAAGGCGGGGAGATTTTTGTCCTTGATATGGGAGAGCCTTTCAGCATCCTGGATCTTGCAAACAATATGATAAAACTATATGGCATGGAACCGGGAAAAGATATTGAAATAGTCTATACGGGGCCACGCTTTGGGGAGAAGCTCAATGAAGAGCTGTTCTATGAGGATGAAGAGCTTATTGCGACAAGCCTGCCGCATATTATGGAAGCCAGGTATACGGGAAACGGAAGGCTGTCCAAGGATGATACCATAGAGCTTCTGTTTAATATCGAAAGAGAAATGCAGGTTTATGATTACTCAAGCCTGTTTGAGGATTTAAAGAAAATAGTTCCTGATTTTGAAGAAAAAGAAATGTGGTTCAATACTATTAAGGAATGAATTTGCAAAAATTTCAGCTTGGTCTTAAAAGATTTTCTGATATTATTCTCTCTGTCTTTTTTTTCATACTATTTATCCCTTTATGGATAATAATTCCTGTGCTGATAAAGATTGATTCTTCCGGGAGAATAATTTATACACAGAAAAGGATAGGCATAAATAGCGGGTTTTTTACCATATATAAATACAGGACGATGAAAGAGGGAACCCCGGATATTCCTACTGATGAAGTCGAAGATTCAGAAAGGCTTGTTACCAGGCTTGGCTCTTTTCTGCGCCGCTCAAGCATTGATGAAATCCCGCAGCTGATAAACATACTAAAAGGAGAAATGAGCATAATAGGACCCAGGCCGGCGCTTCATAATCAGCCGCTTCTGATAAGTATGCGAAAAGAAAAAGGCGCTGATATTCTAAGACCTGGCATTACAGGGCTTGCACAGGTAATGGGGCGCGATGATCTGCCCATACCTGAAAAAGTAAGCTATGACGAACAGTATGTCAAAAACTACTCCATACTGCTT
It contains:
- a CDS encoding polysaccharide biosynthesis protein, coding for MKRKFSFKILIQIIFDILIIFSSFIISFFLRGQLDLRSRDVLFSQYSAVLIWYILIIIAVKLLMFWLFGLYRIIWKYASVKDMLAIIEAVVSSSILMVVVFYILGYPIKFFGQQLNFSLPYFPRSIFIIDFILTIVLISLSRFSGRFFNELKYGSPKTRKKRALIVGAGDAGEMIVREMIRQSNSEYLPIGFLDDDPNKIGKQAHGIKVLGPISKLESSISKYLIDEVLIAMPSASGELRKNIALRVKELKIKCKTLPSLYEVIDDRVYLYQVRDIEIEDILGREPIRMKIPEIVSEIKDSVIIITGAGGSIGSEICRQVVKFNPSRMILVDHAENNLFLIEKELQEKYDYTNSIPIVASIKDREVMRSVFKRYKPVILFHAAAYKHVPLMQLNPESAIQNNFIGTKILAKLAIEYHVKRFVMLSTDKAVKPSNVMGISKLLAEKYLQSLSKSGDTIFVIVRFGNVLGSQGSVVPIFKQQILSGGPVRVTHPEMKRYFMTIPEAAQLVIQACIIGKGGEIFVLDMGEPFSILDLANNMIKLYGMEPGKDIEIVYTGPRFGEKLNEELFYEDEELIATSLPHIMEARYTGNGRLSKDDTIELLFNIEREMQVYDYSSLFEDLKKIVPDFEEKEMWFNTIKE
- a CDS encoding sugar transferase: MNLQKFQLGLKRFSDIILSVFFFILFIPLWIIIPVLIKIDSSGRIIYTQKRIGINSGFFTIYKYRTMKEGTPDIPTDEVEDSERLVTRLGSFLRRSSIDEIPQLINILKGEMSIIGPRPALHNQPLLISMRKEKGADILRPGITGLAQVMGRDDLPIPEKVSYDEQYVKNYSILLDLKIMFLTVKAILSGRGSR